The following proteins are co-located in the Haliotis asinina isolate JCU_RB_2024 chromosome 13, JCU_Hal_asi_v2, whole genome shotgun sequence genome:
- the LOC137259254 gene encoding uncharacterized protein has translation MWGTYKRYGIVIISTLMVWTVLEYMASNYYHQLDTNDFILPAKKQYVDLREPNESSRCPDVSTGMMKGRWKPRTLTARERVTVDTFLKSVRYRVPKSMQRRDGKCGNVAYINLNYFRALCNPEGATPCCYGYRCTNKSADECKCPKCYDFRNEIHAEYSTWEAGDPRCQVKNFTVQETCDLLHGLTIAFIGDSLMRNLYTALMLMLNNYDGKGVFRAVKAGVLATVSYNRQQLKGWCKNPARLCAGIKDIPCEGMYAFSDRACTPNLFRRKTLCNGTLNVEVSTIPSAVVAKRFHEKFRSFLHKKNTVILVGIGIHDHFNFEKVSNDYIYPVVDMIRKRKASWPKLIWFATHKFGIMKSPLIPRQENSRVVAFNKRMSEALGKYHIPIFDTYNLTSGVMSMDGTHFGIGVSSMKVQMFLNYFLELKSKPHW, from the exons ATGTGGGGAACATACAAAAGGTATGGCATTGTTATAATATCAACACTCATGGTCTGGACGGTACTGGAATACATGGCTTCAAACTACTATCATCAATTGGACACAAATGACTTCATTTTACCAGCAAAAAAACAATATGTAGACTTGAGAGAGCCAAATGAGAGTTCCCGATGCCCGGATGTAAGTACAGGCATGATGAAAGGAAGATGGAAGCCGCGAACTCTGACTGCACGAGAAAGAGTTACAGTTGACACATTTCTGAAGTCAGTAAGATATCGCGTCCCAAAGTCAATGCAGAGACGCGACGGAAAATGTGGTAATGTGGCCTATATAAACCTCAACTACTTTCGTGCATTGTGTAACCCTGAAGGTGCAACGCCATGTTGCTATGGCTATAGGTGCACAAACAAGAGCGCGGATGAGTGTAAATGTCCGAAGTGTTACGACTTTCGGAACGAGATTCATGCAGAGTATTCAACGTGGGAAGCTGGCGATCCCCGATGTCAGGTGAAGAACTTCACCGTCCAGGAGACATGTGATCTTCTACACGGTCTGACTATAGCTTTTATTGGGGATTCACTCATGCGCAACCTGTACACGGCATTGATGCTAATGTTGAACAACTACGATGGTAAAGGGGTCTTCAGAGCTGTAAAAGCAGGAG tTTTGGCTACCGTTTCTTACAACCGCCAGCAGttgaaaggatggtgtaaaaACCCAGCTAGGCTCTGTGCAGGTATCAAAG ATATCCCTTGTGAGGGAATGTACGCATTCTCGGACAGAGCATGTACCCCCAACCTTTTCAGAAGAAAGACCCTCTGTAATGGTACGCTGAACGTTGAAGTATCTACAATACCTTCTGCCGTAGTGGCGAAGAGGTTCCATGAGAAGTTTCGTTCATTTCTTCATAAAAAGAACACAGTCATTCTAGTTGGCATTGGAATCCACGATCATTTTAACTTTGAGAAAGTGTCTAATGACTATATATATCCCGTTGTAGATATGATCAGAAAGAGGAAAGCTTCGTGGCCAAAGCTGATCTGGTTTGCCACTCACAAATTTGGTATCATGAAATCTCCATTGATCCCCAGACAAGAAAACAGCCGAGTTGTAGCATTTAACAAACGCATGTCTGAGGCGTTAGGGAAATATCACATACCGATATTTGACACATATAATCTAACTTCCGGTGTGATGAGCATGGATGGAACTCATTTTGGAATTGGTGTCAGTTCCATGAAAGTCCAaatgtttctgaactatttttTAGAATTAAAATCCAAACCACATTGGTGA